The genomic interval AATTTATCTCATGTTCAGTTTTGGTGGCTTCCATTTTTCTGTTGAAATGCCCATATAAGGTACACCCCATTTTGCCTGTCCAGTGATCTTCTTTTATCAAAGAAAAGATATATGCATACAAGCTACACCGATGGCCATAAAACCATGAACCACACAGAGCACACAAAAAGAATAACAGTATGTCAGTATCCTAATCCAAACAGAaatggcgaaaaaaaaaatgagcccCACGCAGCCAGGCTCTCACGTCTCACCAGTTTAAACTACAGGCTGACACGGTGACAGCAAGCGCGCAGGCACACGGCGACGAGAAACAAAGCAGCGGAGACAACGACGggagcgcgcgcgggcgcgcacTGCAGAGAGATATTTGTGTTTCACCTACGAGGCCACCAGAGTCACACACACGGATATCGCCTTCCGCGCAACGGGTGGCTGCGCGCGCGTGCAATCGCCTTATCCCCGGTCTCCACGCCACAAAGCCCCAGCGGTGATCGCCGCACCCTCCGCGCCAAGTACATATACGCGCGCATCCGGCCGCCTCGATCCATCCAGCCGAGCGAGCTAAGGAAGGAAGAAGCATACAGGCGGCAGCGACGAGCCATGGCCACACACGCAGCGCTCGCGGCGTCCCGCATTCCGGCCACCGCCCGGCTGCACAGCAAGGCGGCGTCCAAGCAGGTGCGCGCGTGCGTGATCTTGTGGTATTATCCGGCTTTGCGTGTGAAGCTACGGGTGATCTGATGAAATGTGCGGTTGCAGAGGGTGGACTTCGCCGACTTCTCCGGACTGAGGCCGGGATCGTGCTCCATCAGCCACGCCGCGAGGGAGGCGTCCTTCTCCGATGTCCTTGGCTCGCAGCTCGTCGCCAGGGTACGTGCCTGTGCTTAGCTTAGCTAACAAATTGATCTGTAGCtttctgtttttccttttacCTGTGCACAATTCAGTATTTCAGATAACAAACTGTAGAATTTACCACGCACGTTAGTATGACTACAGTTTAACCTGATGAGTAACGTAAGATGGTCCCTTTTGGCTAGTGAAAACAGTAGTAATCGTTGTACATAAATAAATACAGAGTTTTCGttacttgttatttttttagcaaaagtATTTATACTGCTATTATATGTTACAAACTTCTGGAAATTCAATAGTTGggttctttttaaaaaacaaaaaatatagtataaacGCAAACGCTCACAGCGTGTGTAGATAAGACAAAATAATCACCTTATTAATAGCCGTTTCTGTGAAATAACAGCGACATGTTGCGTGCTTCTTCACTAGATGGATGAAACTTTATCTTTGCTGGTAGATCACACATGATTTACATCTCTAGTCTCTTATGTTGGACACAACCAATGAGTTTTTATACTTACTCCATCAATCTGTAGTACATGAATCTGAATcgaaaatatcttatattttggaatggatgaaGTAGAAAATAAGACATGAGCTATATTGGGACAAACCACAACTTCAAACGGTCAAAAATTGCATAGGACATTATCCTAGTTACTAATGTTCCGTGCGTGTATTACAGTATTAGGTAGATAAATGTTCCAGTATCATGCACTCAAGACTATAATGACAAGTTGGTCAAGTTATCGTTTTTGGATGCCTCGCCAACCACAATATCATGTATTGTACAGACGTGTATTCTGACTGTAAGCGCAAGTCCTGAATGAATTGTTCAACCTGTGGCAGGCTACCGGAGAGAACGCCGTGAGGGCGCCGGCTGAGGCGAAGCTCAAGGTTGCCATCAACGGCTTCGGCCGCATTGGCCGCAACTTCCTCCGGTGCTGGCACGAACGCGAGAACTCCCCgctcgaggtcgtcgtcgtcaacgaCAGCGGAGGCGTCAGGAACGTAAGTACAAGTACTCATCCTTCAGAAAAGCTTGTCCTGAACGTAATCAAGCACAGACTAATTAATGACTGATTCTGATATAATTCTGTTCTCTTCAGGCATCACACCTTCTCAAGTACGACTCGATGCTCGGCACCTTCAAGGCCGACGTCAAGATCGTCGACGACCAGACCATCAGCGTCGACGGCAAGCTGATCAAGGTCGTCTCCAACAGGGACCCCCTCAAGCTGCCATGGGCTGAGCTCGGCATCGACATTGTCATCGAGGTACACAAATCGATAATTGACTGTGAACTCAATCTGCAGGGAACAGAACTGACAATGCTGCATTGCTGTGTGTGTCATGAAGGGTACCGGAGTGTTCGTCGACGGCCCCGGCGCCGGGAAGCACATCCAGGCCGGCGCGAAGAAGGTCATCATCACTGCTCCGGCGAAGGGTGCTGACATCCCTACCTACGTCCTCGGTGTCAACGAGGGAGACTACTCCCACGAAGTGGCCAACATTATCAGGTAAGCAAAAGCAAACACCACCACTtcaatatatatgcatatcaAACTCTGTAACATGCATAAGAACTCTGTTTCTTGTGTTGCAGCAATGCTTCCTGCACAACCAACTGCCTCGCTCCGTTCGTCAAGATCTTGGACGAAGAGTTCGGTAAGAACTTTAATCGCTCGCCTTAACCTGAAGCACAATACGTATGGCAACATGTGTTTCCTGACTGTGTTGTGACGCATGTGCAGGAATCGTAAAGGGAACCATGACCACAACTCACTCCTACACCGGCGACCAGGTCGGTCGGTTTTCTGATCAAAACGAGTAAATTGATTGATCGATGATCGCTGCAGCATTTCGTACGTGCAGAGGCTGATACATTCTGCGTGTGCTGTGTTTGATGATTGACTAACACAGAGGTTGCTGGACGCGTCGCACCGTGACCTGAGGAGggcccgggcggcggcgctgaacATCGTGCCGACGAGCACCGGCGCCGCGAAGGCCGTGGCGCTGGTGCTCCCGCAGCTGAAGGGGAAGCTCAACGGCATCGCGCTGCGCGTGCCGACCCCGAACGTGTCCGTGGTGGACCTGGTGATCAACACCGTGAAGACCGGCATCACCGCCGACGACGTGAACGCCGCGTTCCGCAAGGCCGCGGCGGGGCCACTCAGCGGCATCCTCGACGTCTGCGACGTGCCGCTGGTGTCCGTCGACTTCCGCTGCTCCGACGTCTCCTCCACCATCGACGCCTCGCTCACCATGGTCATGGGCGACGACATGGTCAAGGTGGTCGCCTGGTACGACAACGAGTGGGGCTACAGGTGAGAGCAATCAGCAATGCAAACAAACAACACATGTTACTGCGTGCGTTGCAATTGCATTGCTCGGCGTCTGATCGATCGTGTATTCGTGTGCGGTTTTGTGCAGCCAACGCGTGGTCGATCTGGCGCATCTGGTGGCGAGCAAGTGGCCCGGCGCGGCGGTGCAGGGCAGCGGCGACCCACTAGAGGACTTCTGCAAGGACAACCCGGAGACCGACGAGTGCAAAGTGTACGAAAACTAAGACCACTGTCCAAGTACGGGCTCGCGTAGGTGCAgaaatatatactcctataaTGTAACGAAGCACACACATTGACTGTCCCCGGGCAGAACTGCTATACTATATATACTGTGCTCGGATTGGCTGCCCGTACGTTGTTCCCCTTCGACAGAGGAACGCATGACTGTCGAAGAAGAAACACAGCTGCAGACACGGGCCATTTTCTGTGAGGTGTAATACTGAACTTTGGTACAGACTTcaggatttttttcttttccagtcTTGTTTTACTTTCTTCTGTCTGTGTGTTTGTGCCACATGCGTCTGTTTTGTCCGaattctgaagtctgaagtcATGAGGTTTCGAATTTCGGCAGCCCATATCATCTCAAACTGTCATAGAccggcccggcgaaaaaaataGCACGTGTAGCAAATCAAGCAATACAAGGATGCTGTACGTCACGTCTATCCACGGAAGGTCTATTTGCGCGCGTCTCGGATGTTACTaattccgtttcaaaatataaaaacccaTAATTAGATACTACATATCacaatactataaatctagacatatctctgtctagatttgtagtattaCGATGTATCTTATCCGATCGTAagctgttatattttaggacgaatgaAGTGGTTGTTTTGTTGTCCGCATCACGCATACAGCTTCCACAGGCGGCATGGAGAGGCACCGCTTTTACCATCAGACTTGGTCTCTGCTGGGGAAGCTTATGTCAGCCAAAATCAGATATTCTCTTAtcagtttaattttttattctACAAAGTTATAGTTGTGTAAtttgatgacattttcaacATTACTAAATTTtcgtaaagttgtcaaaaaaaagtagctacatttagtttgctgtcaaaatttggtaactatgtaagaaatcctgccaaaaatttagcaactataccaaaa from Oryza glaberrima chromosome 3, OglaRS2, whole genome shotgun sequence carries:
- the LOC127765529 gene encoding glyceraldehyde-3-phosphate dehydrogenase B, chloroplastic gives rise to the protein MATHAALAASRIPATARLHSKAASKQRVDFADFSGLRPGSCSISHAAREASFSDVLGSQLVARATGENAVRAPAEAKLKVAINGFGRIGRNFLRCWHERENSPLEVVVVNDSGGVRNASHLLKYDSMLGTFKADVKIVDDQTISVDGKLIKVVSNRDPLKLPWAELGIDIVIEGTGVFVDGPGAGKHIQAGAKKVIITAPAKGADIPTYVLGVNEGDYSHEVANIISNASCTTNCLAPFVKILDEEFGIVKGTMTTTHSYTGDQRLLDASHRDLRRARAAALNIVPTSTGAAKAVALVLPQLKGKLNGIALRVPTPNVSVVDLVINTVKTGITADDVNAAFRKAAAGPLSGILDVCDVPLVSVDFRCSDVSSTIDASLTMVMGDDMVKVVAWYDNEWGYSQRVVDLAHLVASKWPGAAVQGSGDPLEDFCKDNPETDECKVYEN